One genomic segment of Helicobacter enhydrae includes these proteins:
- the atpG gene encoding ATP synthase F1 subunit gamma — MGNNLKEIRRKISSVQNTQKTTRAMKLVSASKLKKAEELAKASKAFAKKIDEVFGEIVQKVALVGFENLDNAIFQASKPRDVKTIDVIFVTSDKGLCGGFNQATIKEVSAMIRRYQQDGIQVRLRGIGKKGISFFQFNEVALLDEMEDLSSTPDYEKAAKFIKRSVDDFVSEATDGLVIVHNGFKTMISQEIKVQTLLPLKVEEYAKEGEAISNMEIEPDESASQILEELSYKYLEYTLYYALLDSLVAEHSARVQAMEAATNNAGNLVRSLTVAYNKARQEAITTELVEINAGVEAMK; from the coding sequence AGAATACACAGAAAACAACTCGTGCAATGAAGCTAGTCTCTGCCTCAAAGCTCAAAAAGGCGGAGGAGTTGGCAAAGGCTTCCAAAGCATTTGCTAAAAAAATAGATGAAGTGTTTGGCGAGATTGTGCAGAAAGTTGCATTGGTGGGGTTTGAGAATCTTGACAATGCAATTTTTCAAGCTTCAAAGCCTAGAGATGTCAAAACCATCGATGTGATTTTTGTCACATCAGATAAGGGATTGTGTGGTGGATTTAATCAAGCGACGATCAAAGAAGTGAGTGCAATGATTAGGCGATACCAGCAAGATGGCATACAAGTGAGGCTTAGGGGTATTGGCAAAAAAGGGATTTCATTTTTTCAATTCAATGAAGTGGCATTATTGGATGAAATGGAGGATTTGAGTTCTACGCCTGATTATGAGAAGGCTGCAAAGTTTATCAAGCGTTCGGTGGATGATTTTGTATCAGAAGCCACGGATGGTTTGGTGATCGTTCATAATGGATTCAAGACTATGATTTCTCAAGAAATCAAGGTGCAGACACTTTTGCCTCTCAAAGTTGAAGAATATGCAAAAGAGGGGGAGGCAATATCAAATATGGAGATTGAGCCTGATGAGAGTGCTTCTCAGATCCTAGAAGAGCTGTCTTATAAATATTTGGAATATACGCTTTATTATGCTCTTTTGGATTCTTTGGTTGCAGAGCATAGTGCGAGAGTCCAAGCGATGGAAGCAGCGACCAATAACGCAGGTAATTTGGTGAGAAGTTTGACTGTTGCTTACAACAAAGCACGACAAGAGGCGATTACAACGGAATTGGTGGAAATCAATGCTGGTGTTGAGGCAATGAAATAG
- the atpD gene encoding F0F1 ATP synthase subunit beta: MKKNGKIIQVMGPVVDVKFEDYIPLINEALDVEFEVEGEARTLVLEVAAELGDQTVRTIAMDMTEGLVRGQEVTARGRMIEVPVGEQVLGRIFNVTGEVIDGGTPLQDVQKWAIHRDAPSFEEQSTKTEMFETGIKVVDLLAPYLKGGKVGLFGGAGVGKTVIIMELIHNVAYKHSGYSVFAGVGERTREGNDLYHEMKEGGVLDKVALCYGQMNEPPGARNRIAFTGLTMAEYFRDEKGLDVLMFIDNIFRYAQSGAEMSALLGRIPSAVGYQPTLASEMGKLQERITSTKKGSITSVQAVYVPADDLTDPAPASVFSHLDSKTVLNRKIAEKGIYPAVDPLDSTSRVLDPQIVGDEHYAVATGVQRVLQKYKDLQDIIALLGMDELSEEDKKIVERARKIEKFLSQPFFVAEVFTGSPGKYVSLAETLEGFKGILEGKYDDIPENAFYMVGGIDEVLEKAQKMNG, from the coding sequence ATGAAAAAAAATGGAAAAATTATTCAGGTTATGGGACCTGTGGTAGATGTGAAGTTTGAGGATTATATCCCTTTGATTAATGAGGCTCTTGATGTCGAGTTTGAAGTCGAGGGAGAAGCGAGAACTTTGGTTTTGGAAGTCGCAGCAGAATTGGGCGATCAAACCGTGCGTACGATTGCTATGGATATGACAGAGGGATTGGTGCGTGGTCAAGAGGTAACCGCGCGTGGCAGAATGATTGAAGTGCCAGTCGGAGAGCAGGTGTTGGGTAGGATTTTTAATGTGACAGGAGAAGTCATCGATGGTGGCACTCCATTGCAAGATGTGCAAAAATGGGCGATCCATCGCGATGCTCCAAGTTTTGAAGAGCAAAGCACCAAAACAGAGATGTTTGAGACAGGAATCAAAGTCGTGGATCTTTTGGCTCCATATCTCAAAGGGGGAAAAGTCGGATTGTTTGGTGGTGCAGGAGTGGGCAAAACGGTGATCATTATGGAGCTTATTCACAATGTGGCTTATAAGCATAGTGGTTATTCTGTGTTTGCAGGTGTTGGCGAACGCACAAGAGAGGGGAATGATTTGTATCACGAAATGAAAGAGGGTGGGGTATTGGACAAAGTGGCATTGTGCTATGGACAGATGAATGAGCCACCGGGTGCGAGAAACAGAATCGCCTTTACAGGTTTGACAATGGCAGAATATTTTAGAGATGAAAAGGGACTTGATGTCTTGATGTTTATTGATAATATTTTCAGATATGCACAATCAGGGGCTGAAATGTCTGCACTTTTGGGAAGGATCCCTTCAGCTGTGGGCTATCAGCCGACATTGGCAAGTGAGATGGGCAAACTCCAAGAGAGAATCACATCCACCAAAAAAGGCTCTATCACTTCTGTGCAAGCTGTATATGTGCCTGCAGATGACTTGACAGACCCAGCACCTGCATCTGTGTTTTCACACCTTGATTCCAAAACCGTGTTGAATCGAAAGATTGCCGAAAAAGGAATCTATCCAGCAGTGGATCCTTTGGATTCTACTTCTAGAGTATTGGATCCTCAAATCGTTGGCGATGAGCATTATGCTGTTGCGACAGGAGTGCAGAGGGTTTTGCAAAAGTATAAAGATTTGCAAGACATTATCGCATTGCTCGGGATGGATGAGCTATCAGAAGAAGACAAAAAGATTGTTGAGCGTGCAAGAAAGATTGAAAAATTCTTGTCACAGCCATTCTTTGTTGCTGAAGTTTTCACAGGAAGTCCGGGCAAATATGTCTCACTTGCTGAAACATTGGAGGGCTTCAAAGGAATTTTGGAAGGCAAATACGATGATATCCCTGAAAATGCGTTTTATATGGTTGGCGGAATTGATGAAGTGTTGGAAAAAGCACAAAAGATGAATGGGTAA
- the atpC gene encoding ATP synthase F1 subunit epsilon translates to MEEMKVNITTPEGTIFDQEATSVTLPGIDGEFGVQYNHCDLVTLLKGGVIEIIKNDGAVELVAIDWGYAKVNAHSVDILAHGASALCGDVAQNLAKAKELLQKASMDNIGIASALYKLDKSANKA, encoded by the coding sequence ATGGAAGAGATGAAGGTAAATATTACGACGCCTGAAGGGACTATTTTTGATCAAGAAGCCACAAGTGTCACTCTTCCAGGTATCGATGGGGAATTTGGTGTGCAATACAACCATTGTGATTTGGTCACTTTGCTCAAAGGTGGAGTGATTGAAATCATCAAAAACGATGGAGCAGTGGAGTTGGTCGCAATAGATTGGGGTTATGCAAAAGTCAATGCCCATAGCGTGGATATTTTGGCACATGGGGCGAGTGCGCTCTGTGGAGATGTTGCACAGAATCTAGCCAAAGCCAAAGAATTGCTCCAAAAGGCAAGTATGGATAACATTGGCATCGCAAGTGCGTTGTATAAGCTCGATAAGTCTGCAAACAAGGCATAA
- a CDS encoding MotA/TolQ/ExbB proton channel family protein produces MTEMISNFLHTSSLVGLLVLCWLCFYLFLTLWVFIYRFWCLGALAKAEQKSLQKMIADEIAFPQSMQQIDGISGNETKKEALHIWKQQLIQKASMGMTFLAIVASTSPFIGLFGTVVEILEAFFYLGGGGKVAFDTVAPIISKALIATAAGILTAIPAYSFHLILKRKLYDFGVLLQIELDLLFARREECLRF; encoded by the coding sequence ATGACAGAGATGATTAGCAATTTTTTGCACACTAGTTCTTTGGTGGGCTTGTTGGTTTTGTGTTGGCTCTGTTTTTATCTCTTTTTGACATTGTGGGTTTTTATCTATCGTTTTTGGTGTCTTGGAGCGTTGGCAAAAGCAGAGCAGAAGTCGTTGCAAAAGATGATTGCAGATGAAATCGCATTTCCACAATCAATGCAACAAATCGATGGAATTTCAGGAAATGAAACCAAAAAAGAGGCTTTGCATATTTGGAAACAACAATTGATCCAAAAAGCCTCTATGGGAATGACATTTTTGGCAATCGTTGCTTCAACATCTCCATTTATAGGGCTTTTTGGCACCGTTGTTGAGATCTTGGAGGCTTTTTTTTATTTGGGTGGCGGAGGAAAAGTAGCTTTTGATACCGTTGCCCCTATTATCTCTAAGGCTCTCATTGCCACAGCTGCTGGGATTTTGACAGCGATCCCTGCATATAGTTTCCATTTGATTCTCAAAAGAAAACTCTATGATTTTGGTGTCCTTTTGCAAATTGAGCTAGATTTGTTGTTTGCTAGACGAGAAGAATGTCTTAGGTTTTGA
- a CDS encoding biopolymer transporter ExbD — MQHFDETPELNITPLVDIMLVLLAILMVTIPTVDYREDIALPQGSKTKVKQEEQILEIQVTKDKKVIMRGKSYDLKAFADNFLLLSQEMKKETPIYIAADKNLLYDNVIYVLKVVKEAGFSRASLVTSG; from the coding sequence ATGCAACATTTTGATGAAACGCCCGAGCTCAATATCACGCCTTTGGTGGATATTATGCTTGTTTTACTTGCAATTTTGATGGTCACTATTCCCACCGTGGATTATCGTGAGGATATTGCCCTGCCTCAAGGCTCCAAAACAAAAGTCAAGCAAGAAGAGCAGATATTGGAGATACAAGTTACAAAAGACAAAAAGGTTATTATGCGTGGCAAGAGCTATGATCTGAAGGCATTTGCCGATAACTTTTTGCTTCTAAGCCAAGAAATGAAAAAAGAAACCCCAATTTATATCGCCGCTGATAAAAATTTGTTGTATGACAATGTGATTTATGTTCTAAAGGTTGTAAAAGAGGCAGGTTTTTCTCGTGCATCTCTTGTGACAAGTGGCTAA
- a CDS encoding TonB C-terminal domain-containing protein: protein MRLIWSGLLALIVQFSLCVLLVVAFLPKTQEKYIFNDKTQIEYFEVRIQEDKTKNPKKPKAPKSESQEQIVASAPTPSVKTAPVAGADVKKMFEKIDSPEPPVREEVVQDERPTFTANSIQTQDYTYNEQLDQQNDENKKIQSQLEEMWEKELEISPPPPQDTADGVYNEWFAEIKKRIDEKWKNNFYEPALLTAVITIDRNGKFSYKIIKYSHNQSYNAHIQSVLEGLSLESFPPYPDGQIKVITVDFRNKGSQ, encoded by the coding sequence ATGCGTTTAATCTGGAGTGGGCTTTTAGCACTGATTGTGCAGTTTTCCCTTTGTGTGTTGCTTGTTGTGGCGTTTTTGCCAAAGACTCAAGAAAAATATATATTCAATGACAAAACACAGATTGAGTATTTTGAGGTGAGGATTCAAGAGGACAAGACCAAAAACCCCAAAAAACCCAAAGCCCCCAAATCCGAATCACAAGAGCAAATAGTTGCTTCTGCCCCAACTCCATCAGTCAAAACTGCCCCTGTGGCAGGAGCTGATGTCAAAAAAATGTTTGAAAAAATCGATAGCCCTGAACCCCCTGTAAGAGAGGAAGTTGTCCAAGATGAACGCCCAACTTTTACAGCCAATAGCATTCAAACTCAAGATTACACATACAATGAGCAGCTCGATCAGCAAAATGATGAAAACAAAAAAATCCAGAGTCAATTAGAAGAAATGTGGGAAAAAGAGCTTGAGATCAGCCCACCTCCTCCACAAGATACAGCAGATGGCGTTTATAATGAGTGGTTTGCAGAAATCAAAAAGCGTATCGATGAAAAATGGAAAAACAATTTCTATGAACCTGCGTTGCTAACAGCGGTGATCACCATCGATAGAAATGGCAAGTTTTCTTACAAGATTATCAAATATTCACACAATCAATCTTATAATGCTCACATACAAAGTGTCCTTGAGGGTCTATCTCTTGAGAGTTTT